From a region of the Triticum aestivum cultivar Chinese Spring chromosome 7D, IWGSC CS RefSeq v2.1, whole genome shotgun sequence genome:
- the LOC123166009 gene encoding uncharacterized protein, giving the protein MASSSSALRMPALCAVLILLLLTAVSRCEANLLQVTVGGRRMLAGGSNAAAVFSRPAETTAASTMRWAAAGRATAAMPYSESKRSSPGGPDPQHH; this is encoded by the coding sequence ATGGCGTCCAGCTCGAGCGCGTTGAGGATGCCGGCACTGTGCGCCGTGCTCATCCTGCTGCTGCTGACCGCCGTCTCGCGCTGCGAGGCCAACCTCCTGCAGGTGACGGTGGGAGGGCGGAGAATGCTGGCCGGTGGGAGCAATGCGGCCGCAGTCTTCTCGCGGCCGGCGGAGACGACTGCCGCAAGTACCATGCGGTGGGCAGCAGCAGGGAGGGCGACTGCGGCGATGCCGTACTCTGAGTCGAAGAGGTCCAGCCCCGGCGGCCCGGACCCTCAGCACCACTAA